A genomic region of Desulfosarcina ovata subsp. ovata contains the following coding sequences:
- a CDS encoding oligosaccharide flippase family protein — protein sequence MNKFSSAIFKNRILSGQSVKNYLSVLLGIGSARIIALFNNVLIARFLGAEKYGQFSLFYVIMLFAWIVPQSLDTTFVKFAKGQTTSGAMSNYWRANVQLKVIFCLSIILISYPTGHLLADVFFQKPQTAWLISYGLVCGALLSIMNSVASYFQVREKFGFFAVMQGLYTATVCIGLLILFWITSIRNIAFVVYLYTAISGMIGAASLAMLLGTIPNFSIIEPGIIRNIIQFGKWIFLTAIVFYAFPRIDGMVLTRYLSIEALGHYSVASQLTMAITVVTGSLSAVFLPKAMSVSLERGSLASYIKDAVRPVSLILVCIVLLEFFAPLLVKIVYGPQYTNAILPLRILLIGYIFSSIYLPLSFLYYTIDLPQIRFFLEAGKMCIVVILLVQLTPLWDLIGTAISMSIAMASNALFSGVLIILLLRNRKLHSRHQFVPADTVGNKP from the coding sequence ATGAATAAATTTAGCTCAGCTATATTTAAGAATCGGATATTATCCGGTCAATCCGTAAAAAATTATCTGTCGGTCCTTTTAGGTATTGGTTCTGCCAGGATCATAGCATTGTTCAACAACGTGCTTATTGCGCGATTTCTGGGCGCTGAGAAATATGGTCAATTCAGCCTTTTTTATGTAATCATGTTGTTTGCCTGGATCGTTCCGCAATCATTGGATACAACTTTTGTGAAATTTGCCAAGGGGCAAACAACATCGGGGGCGATGTCCAATTATTGGCGGGCAAATGTGCAACTCAAGGTGATCTTCTGCCTATCCATTATTTTGATTTCTTACCCGACTGGCCATTTGCTTGCAGATGTGTTCTTCCAGAAGCCCCAGACCGCATGGTTGATAAGTTATGGTCTGGTTTGCGGGGCGCTTCTGTCGATCATGAACAGCGTGGCGAGCTATTTTCAGGTACGTGAAAAATTTGGTTTTTTTGCCGTGATGCAAGGCCTTTATACAGCAACCGTTTGCATCGGCCTGCTCATTTTATTTTGGATCACAAGTATCCGAAATATTGCCTTTGTCGTATATCTTTACACCGCAATTTCAGGGATGATCGGCGCGGCAAGCCTCGCCATGTTACTTGGGACAATTCCAAATTTCTCTATAATCGAACCTGGCATAATCAGAAATATTATTCAATTCGGGAAGTGGATTTTTTTAACGGCGATCGTTTTTTATGCCTTTCCGCGGATAGATGGGATGGTTTTAACTAGATACCTGAGCATAGAAGCCCTTGGTCATTATAGCGTCGCGTCTCAATTAACAATGGCAATAACAGTTGTTACCGGATCACTGAGTGCTGTGTTTTTACCGAAAGCAATGTCGGTTTCCTTGGAACGGGGATCTTTAGCTTCCTACATCAAGGATGCAGTCCGGCCGGTTAGTCTTATACTGGTGTGTATAGTGCTTCTCGAATTCTTCGCTCCTCTCTTGGTTAAAATAGTTTACGGCCCTCAATACACCAACGCAATCCTGCCGTTGCGAATCTTGTTGATTGGGTACATTTTCAGTTCGATTTATTTGCCGCTTTCATTTCTTTATTACACCATTGATTTGCCACAAATTCGTTTTTTTCTTGAAGCAGGGAAGATGTGCATAGTTGTTATCCTGCTGGTACAACTGACACCATTGTGGGACCTGATCGGGACGGCGATCTCTATGTCCATAGCAATGGCTTCAAACGCACTTTTTTCAGGGGTTCTTATTATTTTGTTATTGCGGAATCGAAAACTGCACAGTCGTCATCAATTTGTACCGGCAGATACGGTTGGAAATAAACCATGA
- a CDS encoding Coenzyme F420 hydrogenase/dehydrogenase, beta subunit C-terminal domain, with amino-acid sequence MLYFTQKVIRFDKNRCCNCGACIAICEKKAISAIIDERGLATIAVSKDRCILCLKCVAVCPAHQLPKLKIGEGIWNGIKDSGFAWHADHQVRRDASSGGATRTILSGCLKDKKCEAVYTLMRRSRYPWAEGELMEGELDISQVAPSMYLPILAMKNLRPKQNVESIAIVGTTCQLLAASKLLKGRVDKIIRIAIFCKQQKHLGFTHFIKKRLRINTNEPVAEVEYRGSGWPGKMSINKHSLDYEMAAAIPFGKRLWCLPACNFCPSPFGYKADLTLADPWGIEPSEGSGKTMAIAWTSLGQELLRNTLNLEFKPGLDISSIKGSIDWKSLLRKNELTKYYLGEKVPIALQIAGLSEKVQTRFLEQVLSSIRLPALLYKVIAHLPNLQSIISAPKSVNE; translated from the coding sequence ATGCTTTATTTTACGCAAAAAGTTATTCGGTTCGATAAAAACAGGTGCTGTAATTGTGGCGCGTGTATAGCTATATGCGAAAAAAAAGCTATTTCAGCGATAATAGATGAAAGGGGACTTGCAACAATTGCAGTTTCAAAAGATAGATGTATTTTGTGTTTGAAATGCGTCGCAGTGTGCCCGGCTCACCAACTTCCAAAATTAAAGATAGGAGAGGGGATTTGGAACGGGATAAAGGATTCCGGTTTTGCCTGGCATGCGGATCATCAAGTTCGGAGAGATGCTTCTTCTGGAGGTGCGACCAGGACGATTTTGTCCGGGTGTCTGAAGGATAAGAAATGTGAAGCTGTTTATACGTTGATGAGAAGATCGCGTTACCCATGGGCAGAAGGCGAGTTGATGGAAGGGGAGCTTGATATTTCACAAGTGGCGCCGTCCATGTATCTTCCGATCCTCGCAATGAAAAATCTGCGGCCAAAACAAAATGTAGAATCGATCGCGATTGTGGGAACGACCTGTCAACTCCTGGCGGCCTCCAAATTGTTAAAAGGCCGTGTTGACAAAATTATCCGCATTGCGATCTTTTGCAAACAGCAAAAGCACCTCGGATTTACGCATTTTATTAAAAAACGTTTGCGAATAAACACAAACGAACCTGTTGCCGAGGTGGAATACAGAGGCTCGGGCTGGCCGGGCAAGATGTCAATCAATAAGCACTCTTTAGATTATGAAATGGCAGCTGCCATTCCTTTTGGTAAACGTTTGTGGTGTCTTCCGGCCTGCAATTTTTGCCCAAGTCCCTTTGGTTACAAAGCAGATCTCACGCTTGCAGATCCGTGGGGCATTGAACCCTCTGAAGGATCCGGTAAAACAATGGCAATCGCCTGGACAAGTCTTGGTCAAGAACTGTTAAGAAACACGCTGAACCTTGAGTTTAAGCCAGGGCTGGATATCTCAAGCATTAAAGGCTCCATCGACTGGAAAAGCCTCCTGCGGAAAAATGAACTGACCAAATATTACTTGGGGGAAAAAGTACCGATTGCGCTACAGATTGCGGGCCTTTCTGAAAAAGTCCAAACCCGATTCCTGGAACAAGTTTTATCGTCTATCAGATTGCCGGCACTCCTATATAAAGTTATTGCCCACCTGCCTAACCTTCAAAGCATTATTAGCGCACCCAAATCGGTTAATGAATAA
- a CDS encoding formylglycine-generating enzyme family protein has protein sequence MNELNKKLKSLMNKNNIIPMGALVAIVFIILTFLFWENYRKNHRAQIISMKYPNVSSVSHENLSSTKWIENKTGIDFVWIPSAPFDGDRGESKKNDINELYIMSHEVTIKQFRFFINYTNYKTTAEVKGWSLLYDKSKGKWVKKKEVTWKSPGFESDESHPVVHVSYHDACSMAKWLSNIYSASCLFRLPTEAEWTNVCCSGFENIPDFSKDNICDYANVHDFRSLQDNGLSFPNFNCDDGFPLTAPIKSFKPNLFGIYDMIGNVWEWTLDDYSKYILYPISSVKNPLVTSSVNSQSVLRGGGWPSTPKGASCDYRLHREKDRTNCDLGFRLVMIPLTEFPVVPVK, from the coding sequence ATGAATGAATTGAACAAAAAATTGAAAAGCTTAATGAATAAGAATAATATTATACCTATGGGTGCCTTAGTAGCCATTGTTTTCATCATTCTTACATTTTTATTTTGGGAGAATTACAGGAAAAATCATCGAGCACAAATTATTTCTATGAAATATCCTAATGTTTCGTCTGTCTCCCATGAAAATCTTTCCTCAACAAAGTGGATTGAGAATAAAACGGGGATTGATTTTGTATGGATTCCATCTGCCCCGTTTGACGGCGATAGGGGAGAGAGTAAAAAAAATGATATTAATGAACTATATATAATGTCACATGAGGTAACCATAAAACAGTTTAGATTCTTTATAAATTATACGAATTATAAAACCACTGCCGAGGTGAAAGGTTGGTCTCTTTTATATGATAAAAGTAAAGGAAAATGGGTTAAGAAAAAGGAAGTGACATGGAAATCACCGGGATTTGAATCCGACGAGAGTCATCCGGTGGTGCACGTTTCTTATCACGATGCATGTTCTATGGCTAAATGGCTTTCAAATATTTATTCTGCAAGCTGTCTATTTCGTTTACCGACAGAAGCTGAGTGGACAAATGTATGCTGCTCTGGTTTTGAAAACATACCGGATTTCAGCAAAGATAATATATGCGATTACGCAAATGTCCATGATTTCCGGTCTCTTCAAGATAACGGGCTGTCATTTCCTAATTTTAATTGTGATGATGGGTTTCCTCTTACTGCTCCGATAAAATCATTTAAACCTAATTTGTTTGGGATTTACGATATGATCGGTAATGTATGGGAATGGACTTTAGATGATTATTCTAAGTATATATTATATCCTATCTCCTCCGTGAAAAATCCGCTTGTTACGTCGTCTGTAAACTCTCAAAGCGTTTTGCGTGGCGGAGGGTGGCCAAGCACTCCTAAGGGTGCGAGTTGTGATTATCGCCTGCATAGAGAAAAAGATAGAACTAACTGCGACTTGGGTTTTAGACTGGTTATGATACCACTAACAGAATTTCCCGTAGTCCCTGTTAAGTAG
- a CDS encoding O-antigen ligase family protein: MHRILYAILISATVVMLYGYYQYFISGVNDLDGRKRIASLLGQYNAYGEYLAIAICGTIILFSSKSKLKKRYFIYPIFISLLISLFLSLNRGSWIAIFLSLLLGAFLFRKHINVKWVVCGIIIISIAFSGLIISRFSELSESGKFHSKNTFFGRMEHWGNALPLIIARPLRGYGTGTSYLVMGEYGNKIMAMHNDYLLLFLESGVIALLFYLTFLLRNLLYFIRYRSNIPELNFAVFTCCTYLLIISVVQNILNNVTVFPMYLCIVASGIKLNMLYIENRDSRRIHLKS, encoded by the coding sequence TTGCATAGAATACTTTATGCTATCCTTATCAGCGCGACCGTTGTGATGCTCTACGGGTACTATCAATATTTCATTAGCGGTGTGAATGACTTGGATGGACGAAAGCGTATAGCAAGCTTGCTCGGCCAATATAACGCATATGGGGAATACCTGGCAATTGCAATTTGCGGTACTATTATTTTATTCTCATCAAAATCGAAATTGAAAAAACGGTATTTCATTTATCCGATCTTTATATCTCTGCTGATTTCTCTTTTTTTATCACTTAACAGAGGTTCTTGGATAGCAATTTTTCTTTCCTTATTGCTTGGCGCTTTCCTATTTAGAAAACACATAAATGTAAAGTGGGTTGTTTGCGGAATCATTATTATTTCAATCGCATTTTCTGGACTTATTATTAGTAGATTTTCCGAGTTAAGTGAAAGTGGCAAGTTCCATAGCAAAAATACTTTTTTCGGCCGCATGGAGCATTGGGGCAATGCATTGCCATTAATTATAGCCCGCCCTTTACGCGGGTATGGTACTGGAACATCTTATTTGGTAATGGGCGAATATGGAAATAAAATAATGGCAATGCACAATGACTACTTGTTGCTGTTTCTTGAGTCAGGTGTAATTGCCCTCTTGTTTTACTTGACATTTCTTTTAAGGAATCTTCTATATTTTATAAGGTATCGGAGCAATATTCCAGAGTTAAATTTTGCAGTATTTACCTGCTGTACATATTTACTTATAATATCAGTGGTTCAAAACATTTTAAACAATGTAACTGTTTTTCCAATGTATCTATGCATAGTAGCATCAGGAATCAAATTGAATATGCTATATATCGAAAACCGCGATAGCAGGAGGATTCACCTCAAGAGTTAA
- a CDS encoding acyltransferase family protein → MNKRLNHLDVAKGIGIILVVYGHAAVQLAGSPVYEKYFATSSKVIFSFVMPLFFIISGAFQRIKLSSKTFDRKEYLEKITKSILMPFYTLSVVFMLVNFVVHNIIDVPSVKEMVYALLVEQSNGDLLPSGVLWFLFTLYLFQMATYIFNKKLNINVFYIIIIAIIIKSELNILGDSHFLAFDRFSKYFLYYIFGYSFYEIIAITPAKGTPYLFALLLTYLAGFYISSTVHPDGLARYLSMVIDTLGICGIALSLLIIGWSYVVSSKVSKNTVVKVLSYYGAFSIMVYVFHMPTFTIMKKTASLMGVGSNFLYHLLLFIPGILLPLYFGKLLSYNKVSYMMLLGRSPK, encoded by the coding sequence ATGAACAAAAGATTAAATCATCTTGATGTCGCAAAAGGGATTGGAATTATTTTGGTTGTCTACGGCCATGCGGCAGTACAATTGGCAGGGTCTCCTGTATATGAAAAATATTTTGCGACTTCGAGTAAAGTTATTTTCTCTTTTGTGATGCCATTATTTTTTATCATATCAGGAGCCTTCCAGCGTATTAAGTTAAGTTCGAAGACCTTTGACAGAAAAGAGTATTTAGAAAAAATCACAAAATCAATATTAATGCCATTTTACACTTTATCTGTGGTGTTCATGCTCGTAAATTTTGTGGTCCATAACATTATTGATGTGCCATCAGTAAAAGAAATGGTATACGCTTTGTTGGTTGAACAATCGAATGGTGATTTACTTCCATCAGGTGTTCTATGGTTTTTGTTCACTTTGTATTTATTCCAAATGGCAACTTATATTTTCAATAAAAAGCTGAATATAAATGTGTTTTACATTATCATTATTGCGATAATTATTAAGTCTGAACTAAACATTCTTGGTGATAGTCATTTCTTGGCCTTTGACAGATTTTCTAAGTATTTCTTATATTATATCTTTGGGTATTCTTTCTACGAAATAATTGCCATTACTCCTGCTAAGGGAACCCCCTATCTATTCGCACTTTTACTAACTTATTTGGCTGGGTTTTACATTAGCAGTACAGTCCATCCCGATGGATTAGCACGCTATCTTTCCATGGTAATTGATACATTAGGTATTTGCGGGATCGCACTTTCATTGCTTATCATAGGATGGTCTTATGTGGTTTCCTCAAAAGTTTCTAAAAATACTGTTGTGAAGGTACTTTCTTATTATGGAGCTTTTTCAATTATGGTTTATGTTTTTCATATGCCTACCTTTACAATTATGAAAAAGACTGCTTCTTTGATGGGGGTAGGTTCGAATTTTTTATATCATTTACTTTTATTTATACCTGGTATTTTGCTGCCGTTATATTTTGGGAAATTATTGTCTTACAATAAAGTAAGTTATATGATGTTATTAGGCCGATCTCCAAAATAA
- a CDS encoding exosortase C-terminal domain/associated protein EpsI — protein MDKMKHKAMIQAGLLLALFILCFWGTLEGVVHTWMANDDYSYGFLIPIMAGYFIWEDRKQLQKIRVCPDFRALPFLLFFLVFAIYGILGSSYSAVRPSIPFILIFITLLCFGMDALKKLWLPLGFLIFMMPIPGVMNRYLGGPLKLFSSKIGAEIIRLWGISVHTAGNIIDLGFTQLQVVDACSGLRFLFPLIALGVAYAYFFQKSPWKRGISVLATIPISVLTNGLRVGLTGILTEAWGSKAAEGFFHAFEGWAIFMVAFLFLFAFGWLLRFLPDSDWPFKKNEDSQSPKQGPQTIKNNTAAFITACTLLIVVGGLSWSTSALPAITIKGGLESFPLKIKDWQGHQDLISKDIVIASGAEESFHASYKNSRGEVVHLYLGYRSTPFLENENFFHTPESCFPSSGWKILEKSTYDFKQPLNFGDMCATRMVAEKMGSRDLIFFWFQTNREATHSKNINRLHLALHALKRDNTHDLYVRLITPVINGRENEGEEVLERFAKDFSEAWETFFKKNRIIGSNS, from the coding sequence ATGGATAAAATGAAACATAAAGCAATGATTCAGGCAGGTTTACTACTGGCACTCTTCATCCTCTGCTTCTGGGGGACGCTGGAAGGGGTCGTTCACACTTGGATGGCCAACGATGATTATTCGTATGGATTCCTGATACCAATAATGGCCGGCTACTTCATCTGGGAGGACCGCAAGCAGTTGCAGAAAATCCGGGTTTGTCCAGATTTCCGTGCATTGCCGTTTCTGCTTTTCTTTCTGGTATTTGCCATTTACGGCATCCTGGGCTCCAGCTACTCTGCCGTAAGACCGAGTATTCCCTTTATCCTCATTTTCATAACCCTGCTTTGCTTCGGGATGGACGCTTTGAAAAAGTTGTGGCTCCCTTTAGGATTCCTCATCTTTATGATGCCAATTCCTGGCGTAATGAATCGCTATTTAGGCGGGCCCTTGAAGCTCTTTTCTTCGAAAATTGGAGCCGAGATCATTCGGTTGTGGGGAATCAGCGTACACACCGCCGGCAATATCATTGATTTAGGATTCACGCAACTGCAGGTGGTGGATGCATGCAGCGGCTTGCGGTTTCTTTTCCCCCTCATCGCCTTAGGTGTGGCCTATGCTTATTTTTTCCAGAAATCTCCCTGGAAGAGAGGGATTTCGGTACTGGCCACCATTCCTATTTCCGTCCTGACCAATGGACTGAGGGTAGGTTTGACAGGAATCCTGACCGAGGCCTGGGGGTCGAAAGCGGCTGAAGGATTTTTCCATGCCTTTGAAGGCTGGGCCATTTTCATGGTCGCATTTTTGTTCCTGTTTGCATTTGGATGGTTGCTGCGCTTTTTGCCCGATAGTGACTGGCCATTTAAAAAGAATGAAGATTCACAAAGCCCAAAGCAAGGGCCCCAAACCATAAAAAACAACACGGCCGCATTTATCACTGCCTGCACCCTACTAATTGTTGTAGGCGGACTTTCCTGGAGTACCAGCGCGTTGCCCGCGATTACAATCAAAGGGGGCTTGGAGTCTTTTCCACTGAAAATTAAGGACTGGCAAGGCCATCAGGATTTGATTAGCAAAGATATTGTGATCGCTTCCGGTGCGGAAGAGTCTTTCCATGCCAGTTATAAAAATAGCAGGGGTGAAGTAGTGCATCTTTACTTGGGGTATCGGAGCACACCTTTTTTGGAGAATGAGAACTTCTTCCACACGCCGGAATCCTGCTTTCCTTCTTCTGGCTGGAAAATTCTTGAGAAAAGCACATACGACTTCAAACAACCTCTAAATTTCGGTGATATGTGTGCGACCCGCATGGTAGCGGAAAAAATGGGCAGCAGAGACCTCATCTTTTTCTGGTTCCAAACCAACAGAGAGGCAACCCACAGCAAAAACATAAACCGGTTGCACCTCGCATTACATGCCTTGAAAAGGGACAATACCCATGATCTCTATGTTCGGCTCATTACCCCCGTAATCAATGGGCGTGAAAATGAAGGTGAAGAGGTTCTTGAGAGGTTTGCCAAAGATTTTTCGGAGGCTTGGGAGACTTTTTTCAAAAAGAACAGAATTATCGGAAGCAACTCTTAA
- the cysC gene encoding adenylyl-sulfate kinase has product MKLNPDIVPFDPIITQQDRHVMNAHKSGLVWFSGLSGSGKSTLAHQVEAKLYQKGVRSYVLDGDNVRSGLNADLSLSPEGRKENVRRIAEVAKLMVDAGILVFAAFIAPYEESRRFVRELMADWPYFECYVKCSLEVCEQRDPKGLYRRARQGEIKNMTGIQAPFEEPQHPNLVVETDQCELNSCVDQVIDFLNRQRLIILR; this is encoded by the coding sequence ATGAAACTAAACCCTGACATCGTACCCTTCGATCCGATCATCACCCAACAGGATCGCCATGTGATGAATGCCCATAAAAGTGGTCTGGTCTGGTTTTCCGGCCTTTCCGGCAGCGGCAAATCCACCCTGGCGCACCAGGTCGAGGCGAAACTCTACCAGAAGGGTGTTCGCAGCTACGTGCTGGACGGCGACAACGTCCGTAGTGGACTCAACGCCGACCTGAGCCTCAGCCCGGAAGGCCGCAAAGAGAACGTACGGCGCATCGCCGAGGTGGCCAAACTCATGGTGGATGCGGGAATCCTCGTATTCGCCGCCTTTATCGCCCCTTACGAGGAAAGCCGGCGATTTGTTCGCGAATTGATGGCCGATTGGCCCTATTTCGAATGCTATGTCAAATGTTCCCTTGAAGTCTGCGAGCAGCGCGATCCCAAGGGGCTGTATCGCCGTGCCCGACAGGGAGAAATTAAAAACATGACCGGCATCCAGGCACCCTTCGAAGAACCACAACATCCGAATCTTGTGGTTGAAACGGATCAATGTGAATTGAACTCCTGTGTCGATCAGGTGATTGATTTTCTCAATCGGCAGCGGTTGATCATTTTGCGGTGA
- a CDS encoding GDP-L-fucose synthase family protein yields MNKSSKIFIAGAAGMVGSAIVRKLLSMGYTNLCGSYHSRKPGGDKLLTGSLEALQSVKLDLTNQSAVERFFADEKPAYVFLAAARVGGIHANNTYPAQFIYDNLTIQGNVIHAAYQAGVERLLFLGSSCIYPKMAPQPMKEEHFLTGLIEPTNEPYAIAKIAGIKMCESYNRQYGTRFMAVMPTNLYGINDNFNLENSHVLPALIRKFHLAKLAFESDWDGIQKDEACFGTIPDDIKASLGIHGVSGPTSTSSSALRPQHSPDLPPAAVTIWGTGSPKREFLDVDDMAGACVHIMNLDEKTAADELLNYPRPCFVNLGTGVDCTIHALASTVRDVVGYKGEIVYDRTKPDGTPQKLLDVSRLSGLGWRASINLVDGIRRTYQWYLGQY; encoded by the coding sequence ATGAATAAATCATCCAAAATATTCATCGCCGGGGCCGCCGGCATGGTCGGCAGCGCCATTGTTCGCAAGCTATTGTCCATGGGCTATACCAATCTTTGTGGCAGCTATCATTCCCGAAAACCCGGTGGAGACAAGTTGCTGACCGGCAGTCTCGAAGCATTGCAATCGGTAAAACTGGACCTGACAAACCAATCTGCCGTAGAGCGTTTTTTTGCCGACGAGAAACCGGCATATGTTTTTCTCGCGGCGGCCCGTGTGGGCGGTATCCATGCCAACAACACCTACCCGGCCCAGTTCATTTACGATAATCTGACCATTCAGGGTAATGTCATCCATGCGGCATATCAGGCCGGTGTGGAACGTCTGTTGTTTTTGGGGTCGTCTTGCATCTATCCCAAAATGGCACCCCAGCCGATGAAGGAGGAACATTTTCTCACCGGTCTGATAGAGCCTACCAACGAGCCTTACGCCATTGCCAAAATTGCCGGCATCAAGATGTGCGAATCATACAACCGGCAGTACGGTACTCGCTTCATGGCGGTGATGCCCACCAACCTTTACGGCATCAACGACAATTTCAACCTCGAGAATTCCCATGTGCTGCCGGCCCTGATCCGTAAATTCCATCTGGCAAAGCTTGCCTTTGAAAGCGATTGGGATGGCATTCAGAAAGACGAGGCCTGCTTCGGAACCATACCGGACGACATCAAAGCGTCCCTTGGAATTCATGGTGTCTCCGGCCCAACCTCCACTTCGTCCTCAGCACTCAGGCCTCAGCACTCGCCCGACCTTCCGCCCGCGGCAGTTACCATCTGGGGCACCGGCTCCCCCAAGCGTGAATTTCTGGATGTGGACGATATGGCTGGCGCCTGTGTCCATATTATGAACCTTGATGAGAAGACCGCCGCGGACGAACTCCTGAATTACCCGCGGCCCTGTTTCGTCAACTTGGGTACCGGTGTTGACTGTACCATCCATGCACTGGCAAGCACCGTACGGGATGTGGTCGGATACAAGGGCGAGATCGTTTACGACCGCACCAAACCGGATGGCACGCCGCAGAAACTGTTGGATGTGTCGCGCCTGTCCGGGTTGGGCTGGCGGGCATCGATCAATTTGGTAGATGGTATTCGACGCACCTACCAATGGTATCTGGGGCAGTACTGA
- a CDS encoding type II toxin-antitoxin system Phd/YefM family antitoxin → MAKFLAYMLAMKTTNIGELKDHLSKFISLVEQGEAVEICKRNVPIAMLVPHGPKKTGNCTQLGCGLGTVEVKGDLTEPMIPEESWDMLKK, encoded by the coding sequence ATGGCCAAGTTCTTGGCCTATATGTTGGCTATGAAAACAACAAATATCGGCGAACTGAAGGATCATCTCAGCAAATTCATCAGCTTGGTGGAGCAGGGCGAAGCGGTTGAAATCTGCAAGCGCAACGTCCCGATTGCCATGCTGGTTCCTCACGGTCCCAAGAAGACAGGGAACTGCACCCAACTTGGATGCGGCTTGGGGACCGTTGAGGTGAAAGGCGACCTGACCGAACCGATGATCCCTGAAGAAAGCTGGGATATGTTGAAAAAATGA
- a CDS encoding type II toxin-antitoxin system VapC family toxin, giving the protein MKILLDTCCIIWAVSEPLAISKNARLLLAAEESEVYVSVISAAEIACAVERERIVIDRHWKNWFRHYIDLNCWQVQNISLEIMEEAYSLPEAFHADPADRIIAATARLNNFTILTADKKIRSYPHVKTLW; this is encoded by the coding sequence ATGAAGATCCTGCTGGACACCTGCTGCATTATTTGGGCCGTATCAGAACCACTTGCTATTTCCAAGAATGCGAGACTGCTTTTGGCTGCCGAAGAATCTGAAGTATACGTTTCGGTGATCAGCGCGGCGGAGATTGCCTGTGCGGTTGAGAGGGAGCGTATCGTCATTGATCGTCACTGGAAAAATTGGTTCAGGCACTATATCGACCTGAATTGCTGGCAGGTTCAAAACATAAGCCTTGAAATCATGGAAGAGGCTTACTCTCTGCCGGAGGCTTTTCACGCAGACCCCGCTGATCGAATCATCGCAGCGACTGCACGCCTGAACAACTTTACGATCCTGACGGCCGATAAAAAAATCCGGTCCTATCCACACGTTAAAACTTTATGGTAA
- a CDS encoding type II toxin-antitoxin system VapC family toxin — MKKVLIDTNIFSLAMRGDAVVVEELRGTDQIGFSVVSIGELLSGFKGGRREAQNRGELNLFLDSPRVVVHGIDAGTADFYASVLNNLKAAGTPIPTNDIWIAAVAFQHGYKVFTKDRHFDFIQGLVQL, encoded by the coding sequence GTGAAGAAGGTGTTGATCGATACCAACATTTTCTCTCTGGCCATGAGGGGCGATGCCGTAGTCGTCGAGGAATTGAGAGGAACCGATCAAATCGGGTTTTCTGTCGTCAGCATCGGCGAGCTTCTTTCTGGATTTAAAGGCGGCCGCCGTGAAGCCCAAAACAGGGGTGAATTGAATTTATTCTTAGATTCTCCACGCGTTGTTGTTCATGGTATTGATGCAGGCACAGCGGATTTTTATGCATCCGTTCTCAATAACCTCAAGGCTGCGGGCACTCCCATCCCCACCAATGATATCTGGATTGCAGCCGTGGCGTTCCAGCATGGCTATAAGGTTTTTACCAAAGACAGGCATTTCGATTTCATCCAAGGGCTTGTGCAGTTATAA
- a CDS encoding antitoxin: MKAITIRGVDQDLADKLKDNAKKQSKSINQLAIELIRSGLGLSKKKQFTRQYDDLDDLFGKWSQEEFETIDVKISHERKIDPEIWS, translated from the coding sequence ATGAAGGCAATCACGATTCGAGGTGTGGACCAGGATTTAGCAGATAAATTGAAAGATAACGCTAAAAAGCAAAGCAAAAGCATTAATCAGCTAGCCATTGAACTGATCCGATCTGGCCTTGGGCTTTCCAAAAAAAAACAATTTACACGCCAATACGACGACCTGGACGATTTGTTCGGGAAATGGTCCCAAGAAGAATTCGAAACCATAGATGTTAAAATTTCCCACGAACGGAAAATCGATCCGGAGATTTGGTCGTGA